In Aquimarina sp. TRL1, a single window of DNA contains:
- the recQ gene encoding DNA helicase RecQ: MQDTKKIAATLKEYFGYDTFRPLQEKIVASVLNGHDNLVIMPTGGGKSICYQLPALLLEGITLVISPLIALMKDQVDGLNANGIPASFFNSSQTVEEQQELFGQLAEGAIKILYLAPESLSLFEGALSTLSISLIAIDEAHCISSWGHDFRPAYTRLGYLKERFPSTPMIALTATADKATRKDICDQLRIPEATVHLASFDRENLSLEVRAGTKRIEQIIRFLNQHPEESGIIYCLSRKTTEAIADRLTSTGFSVAAYHAGLAHDQRSKIQEQFINDTIQIVCATIAFGMGIDKSNVRWVIHYNLPKNIESYYQEIGRAGRDGLPSTTLLFHSYSDVIQLQKFADQSGNKEVQLAKLERMKQYADALSCRRKILLSYFGEIIEEDCGNCDVCKNPPQFIDGTIIAQKALSTIYRVKEQEPIGTIIDIMRGAQNASVYDKNYQQLKTYGIARDISWKDWQQYLIQLINQGYIEIAFDQHNKLRLTARSRKVLFEKETVLLAHLQELEKAKEKLPVAPLQTARTLFEKLRQLRLSLAKEAGIPAYQIFNDATLKEMEKEKPTTDEMFMQINGVGKQKMKDYGYVFIKEIRNFVNEKPVKKKTSKNKGNTHKVTLEAYERGLSIAEIAIERQLAEATIMSHLLKLHEEGASIDLHQFIDKNDLEAIKKAKETLNTPDGLKVYYEYFEEAISYNHIKIGLAILNKE; the protein is encoded by the coding sequence ATGCAGGATACAAAAAAAATAGCCGCTACTCTCAAAGAGTATTTTGGATACGACACATTCAGACCCTTACAGGAAAAAATCGTAGCCTCTGTATTAAATGGACATGATAACCTGGTTATTATGCCGACTGGTGGGGGAAAATCAATATGTTATCAACTTCCCGCTTTATTATTAGAGGGAATAACATTAGTCATTTCCCCACTAATTGCATTAATGAAAGATCAAGTAGACGGTCTGAATGCAAATGGGATTCCCGCTTCTTTTTTTAACAGTAGTCAAACAGTTGAAGAACAACAGGAACTCTTCGGACAACTGGCAGAGGGCGCTATAAAAATTCTTTATCTGGCACCTGAGAGCCTATCGTTATTTGAAGGAGCACTATCTACACTCTCTATTAGTTTAATCGCTATTGATGAAGCGCATTGTATCTCTTCATGGGGGCATGATTTTCGACCTGCATATACCCGACTCGGGTATCTAAAAGAACGCTTCCCTTCTACTCCTATGATTGCGCTTACCGCAACCGCAGATAAAGCTACCCGAAAAGATATATGTGATCAATTACGCATTCCTGAGGCTACAGTACACCTGGCTTCGTTCGATAGAGAAAATCTAAGCCTGGAAGTACGAGCCGGAACCAAAAGAATCGAACAGATCATTCGTTTTCTGAATCAACATCCTGAAGAGAGTGGTATCATTTATTGTTTAAGTAGAAAAACCACAGAAGCCATCGCTGATCGTCTGACAAGTACTGGTTTTTCTGTTGCTGCATATCATGCTGGTTTAGCCCATGATCAACGTTCAAAGATCCAAGAACAGTTTATCAATGATACTATTCAGATTGTTTGTGCCACCATTGCTTTTGGAATGGGGATAGATAAATCAAATGTACGATGGGTTATTCACTATAACTTACCGAAAAACATAGAAAGTTATTATCAGGAAATCGGAAGAGCCGGAAGAGACGGACTTCCCTCTACCACCCTCTTGTTTCATAGCTACTCAGATGTCATTCAGCTCCAAAAATTCGCAGATCAATCAGGTAATAAAGAGGTACAACTGGCCAAACTGGAGCGAATGAAGCAATATGCAGATGCGCTGAGCTGCCGAAGAAAAATATTATTGAGTTATTTTGGAGAAATTATAGAAGAAGACTGTGGCAACTGTGATGTATGTAAGAACCCACCGCAATTTATAGATGGAACCATTATCGCTCAAAAAGCCCTTTCTACCATATATCGGGTCAAAGAACAAGAGCCTATTGGTACGATAATAGATATTATGAGGGGAGCGCAAAATGCTTCAGTATATGATAAAAATTATCAGCAACTAAAAACCTATGGAATTGCCAGGGATATTTCTTGGAAAGACTGGCAACAATACCTTATACAATTGATTAATCAAGGGTATATAGAAATAGCTTTTGACCAGCATAATAAATTAAGGCTAACAGCGCGATCCCGTAAAGTACTATTCGAGAAAGAAACAGTACTGCTAGCGCATCTCCAAGAACTGGAAAAAGCAAAAGAAAAACTCCCGGTTGCTCCTCTGCAAACAGCTCGTACTTTATTCGAAAAACTACGTCAATTACGACTATCACTTGCCAAAGAAGCAGGCATTCCAGCCTACCAAATCTTTAATGATGCTACGCTTAAAGAAATGGAAAAAGAAAAACCAACCACTGATGAAATGTTTATGCAGATCAACGGTGTCGGTAAACAAAAAATGAAAGATTATGGATATGTCTTTATTAAGGAGATCAGGAATTTTGTAAATGAAAAGCCTGTAAAAAAGAAGACATCAAAAAACAAGGGAAATACCCATAAGGTTACTTTAGAAGCATATGAAAGAGGGCTTTCCATAGCAGAAATTGCTATAGAAAGACAATTAGCCGAAGCTACTATTATGTCTCACTTATTAAAACTCCATGAAGAAGGAGCCTCAATAGATCTTCATCAATTTATAGACAAAAATGACCTCGAAGCGATCAAAAAGGCAAAAGAAACCTTAAATACCCCTGATGGTCTAAAAGTCTATTATGAATACTTTGAAGAGGCGATTAGTTATAATCACATCAAAATAGGATTAGCAATTCTAAACAAAGAATAA
- a CDS encoding aldose 1-epimerase: protein MEAAKHILYSKDGKSSVTVLNGEIISYSYNNHELMHQKGEPGWGSTEIEMFPVIGATKMNNYAVLTPKGVAKMDQHGILRTLAYTMVTVNKNKLVLTKKYTAGEQIINPKFPNRSAQEFLYWPYDFEFEKTIQLQDDAVVVSFQIKGEKAMPYMLGFHPAFKTYGDNQRFLAGGQEYSLEQVIEAGGPALPIYNCNEVILKNSAAVGVRVQTTGFRHMMLWTEVREMVCIEPITFYPLSVASDALHKGFDTIEQQNRFEVTISPVIDQ, encoded by the coding sequence TTGGAAGCAGCAAAGCATATATTATATAGTAAAGATGGAAAGTCATCAGTTACAGTATTAAACGGAGAAATTATTAGTTATTCTTATAATAATCATGAGTTAATGCACCAAAAAGGAGAACCGGGTTGGGGAAGTACTGAAATAGAAATGTTTCCGGTGATTGGAGCTACAAAAATGAATAATTATGCTGTGTTAACTCCTAAAGGAGTTGCCAAAATGGATCAGCATGGCATTCTTAGAACATTAGCTTATACCATGGTGACTGTTAATAAAAACAAGCTTGTTTTAACAAAGAAATATACGGCAGGAGAACAGATTATAAACCCTAAGTTTCCGAATCGATCTGCACAAGAGTTTCTCTATTGGCCGTATGATTTTGAATTCGAAAAAACGATTCAGCTACAGGACGATGCCGTGGTGGTTTCATTTCAGATTAAAGGAGAAAAAGCAATGCCGTATATGCTGGGGTTTCATCCGGCATTTAAGACTTATGGAGACAACCAACGTTTTTTGGCAGGAGGGCAAGAATATTCATTGGAACAGGTTATAGAAGCAGGAGGTCCAGCATTACCTATTTATAATTGTAATGAAGTAATATTAAAGAATTCAGCTGCTGTTGGAGTACGAGTTCAGACGACAGGGTTCAGACATATGATGTTATGGACAGAAGTTCGTGAAATGGTATGTATAGAACCGATAACATTTTATCCGCTAAGTGTTGCCTCTGATGCGTTACATAAAGGATTTGATACCATAGAACAACAGAACCGTTTTGAAGTGACAATCAGCCCGGTTATAGATCAATAA
- a CDS encoding tRNA pseudouridine(38-40) synthase TruA: protein MFRKRYYYIIQLQYLGFRFHGWQKQPDVNTLQRMTERTIAYVLGHKDFKILASGRTDAKVSANETYIELFVENTPLDLDDFFYLFNKNLPQDIRGLKIEETDEKFNIIQHPKIKEYVYLFSFGAKFHPFCAPFMYNISEELDIEAMKKAASLFEGKHNFRSYCHRPTEKTIVEGEIFCCEIVKNELYTANFFPKDSYLLRVKGAGFKRNQIRLMMGALLDVGKGNIDIDFIKKTLDPSLEKITLEHIVPGSGLILNAVAFTD, encoded by the coding sequence ATGTTTCGGAAAAGGTACTATTATATCATCCAGTTACAATATTTAGGCTTTCGGTTTCACGGATGGCAGAAACAACCTGACGTAAATACATTACAGCGCATGACAGAACGTACCATAGCCTATGTTTTAGGACATAAAGATTTTAAAATATTAGCCAGTGGGCGTACCGATGCAAAGGTATCTGCTAATGAAACATATATAGAGTTATTTGTAGAAAATACGCCTTTGGATCTAGATGATTTTTTTTATTTATTTAACAAGAATTTACCTCAGGATATTCGAGGGTTAAAAATAGAAGAAACAGATGAAAAGTTTAATATAATCCAACATCCGAAAATAAAGGAATACGTTTATTTGTTTTCATTCGGGGCAAAGTTTCATCCATTTTGTGCACCTTTTATGTATAATATCTCAGAAGAACTGGATATTGAAGCTATGAAAAAAGCAGCTTCTCTTTTCGAAGGAAAACACAATTTTCGTTCCTATTGTCATCGCCCTACAGAAAAAACAATTGTAGAAGGAGAAATTTTTTGTTGTGAGATAGTAAAAAATGAGTTGTATACAGCTAATTTTTTTCCAAAAGATAGTTATCTTTTACGAGTGAAAGGCGCAGGGTTTAAAAGAAACCAGATACGGTTAATGATGGGGGCACTATTAGATGTAGGGAAGGGGAATATCGATATTGATTTTATAAAAAAAACCTTAGATCCTAGTTTAGAGAAAATAACATTAGAGCATATTGTCCCGGGGTCTGGCTTAATTTTGAATGCTGTAGCATTTACAGATTGA
- a CDS encoding LysM peptidoglycan-binding domain-containing protein, with translation MMVRAKYQEVLDLGEQLNVQNGDVTEENGILKIAGTTNTQYEKNLLWDKIKEIGGDSPADLEADIKVSDTSVYHRHVVKGGESLSKIAKHYYGDPMKYKQIFEANTNILSNPDVIHPDQELVIPNL, from the coding sequence ATTATGGTTAGAGCAAAATATCAGGAAGTTTTAGACTTAGGAGAACAATTAAATGTGCAGAATGGAGATGTAACAGAGGAAAATGGAATACTGAAAATAGCTGGAACAACGAATACACAATATGAAAAAAACTTATTATGGGATAAAATCAAAGAAATCGGTGGTGATTCACCTGCTGATCTAGAAGCAGATATCAAAGTTTCTGATACTTCAGTATACCACAGACATGTGGTTAAGGGGGGAGAATCTCTAAGTAAAATTGCTAAGCATTATTATGGAGATCCAATGAAGTACAAACAAATCTTTGAAGCTAACACAAATATTTTGTCTAATCCAGACGTAATACACCCAGATCAAGAATTGGTTATCCCAAATTTGTAA
- a CDS encoding reprolysin-like metallopeptidase — protein sequence MKTHFLWLACLFFIGISYSQTNNYWTPATISKSNIVQPSKKELSNNTILGLNLEGIKKALQKAPLKSKTTASSLTIQFPDKNGELKTYRIFERTVLHPELAKEFPDIKSYTGINVNDKATLIHFSIASDGFHGMITSPNKIATYIDPYTKNNASYVLYSKSDLSARSNFACAVEDQVSTKQVSNPLLKNANDGKLRTYRLAIACTGEYSQFHLNNQGVPSSASDATKKAAVLSAMNTTMTRVNGIYERDLGVTMQLVPNNTKIIYLNASTDGLSNNNAGALIGESQRVCDREIGSSNYDIGHTFSTGGGGLAGLGVVCRNGSKGRGITGSSNPISDPYDIDYVAHEIGHQFGANHTFNNACGGNRNSSTAMEPGSGNTIMSYAGICSPNVRNNSDDHFHAISIQEMWNHVSSTSCAVSSNTGNNAPTANAGANYTIPKSTPFILKGSATDADGDALTYNWEQMDNQIATMPPNSSSSSGPAFRSYPSSSSPDRYMPKLSTVIGGSTSSTWEVVPSVARTMKFRLTVRDNHAGGGNSASDNMTVSVSGNAGPFVINSPNTNVSWSANSSQTVTWNVAGTTANGINAANVDILLSTDGGNTYPITLASNVTNDGSHTITVPNNQGSQNRIMVRGSNHIFYDISNANFTITGGGSGDTQAPSTPTALAASNATQTTIDLNWTASTDNVGVTGYDVYAGNTMIGTATTTSYTATGLTPDTSYTFKVKAKDAAGNMSQFSNTATLSTLPGTGGDGCTNGISSFPYKQGFENTIGNWIQSTNDNLNWTVDANGTPSRNTGPSNAAQGTYYLYIEASGSGFPRKRAIITSPCLDLTNINQASFAFKYHMYGASSMGSLHLEISKDGGTTWTSIWNKSGNQGNSWKSATIDLGSYIGSGVQLRFNGLTGNTWQSDIAIDDVVLSSNTTDPTCTDVNLTIKLDNYPRETSWEIKDTNNQTVASGGPYTSEPRGATVTATKCLAAGSYTFTIKDTYGDGICCSYGNGNYKLTAGTTTLASGGQFAGSESTTFTIGNFAKGVEVDSFETTTQNSLELFPNPIKGNEMLTVIHSGKKASFILRDIVGRTIKKGTINNNTISFKEVNSGAYLLSLIIDEKHSTHRVIKK from the coding sequence ATGAAAACTCATTTTTTATGGTTAGCATGCCTATTCTTTATTGGCATCAGTTATTCTCAAACTAATAACTACTGGACCCCAGCTACAATTTCAAAAAGTAATATTGTACAGCCCTCTAAAAAAGAATTGTCCAACAACACTATTTTAGGTCTCAATCTGGAGGGAATAAAAAAAGCCTTGCAAAAGGCTCCGCTTAAAAGCAAAACAACAGCTTCTTCATTAACCATTCAATTTCCTGATAAAAACGGGGAATTAAAAACGTATCGTATTTTCGAAAGAACAGTTTTGCACCCGGAGCTCGCTAAAGAATTTCCTGATATAAAATCGTATACAGGTATCAATGTGAATGATAAGGCAACACTAATACATTTTAGTATCGCTTCGGATGGTTTCCACGGAATGATAACTTCCCCAAACAAAATTGCTACTTATATTGATCCATACACAAAAAACAATGCTTCGTATGTTCTTTATTCAAAAAGTGATTTATCTGCAAGAAGTAATTTTGCCTGCGCAGTAGAGGATCAAGTGTCTACAAAACAAGTAAGCAACCCACTTCTTAAAAATGCAAATGATGGTAAATTAAGAACCTACCGTCTGGCAATTGCCTGTACTGGGGAATATTCACAATTTCACCTAAATAATCAAGGAGTTCCTTCCAGTGCTTCTGATGCAACAAAAAAGGCAGCTGTTCTTTCTGCCATGAATACAACAATGACCCGTGTAAATGGTATTTATGAAAGAGATCTTGGTGTAACCATGCAATTGGTACCTAATAACACAAAAATCATATACTTAAATGCTAGTACTGATGGTCTGTCTAATAATAATGCCGGAGCGCTTATCGGAGAAAGTCAGCGAGTATGCGACAGAGAAATTGGAAGTAGTAATTACGACATTGGACACACATTTAGTACTGGTGGAGGTGGTCTTGCTGGACTTGGTGTTGTATGCCGTAACGGTAGTAAAGGAAGAGGAATCACCGGTTCGAGTAACCCGATTTCTGATCCATATGATATTGACTATGTCGCACATGAAATAGGACATCAATTTGGTGCCAATCACACTTTTAATAATGCTTGTGGAGGAAATAGAAATAGCTCTACTGCCATGGAACCAGGTAGTGGAAATACAATTATGAGTTATGCGGGAATCTGTTCTCCAAACGTTCGTAATAATAGTGATGATCACTTTCATGCAATTAGTATTCAAGAGATGTGGAATCATGTATCCAGCACTTCCTGTGCAGTAAGTAGCAATACAGGAAACAATGCTCCAACAGCCAATGCAGGTGCTAATTATACAATCCCAAAATCAACTCCCTTTATCCTGAAAGGTAGTGCTACTGATGCAGATGGAGATGCTCTTACCTATAACTGGGAACAAATGGATAATCAAATAGCAACCATGCCTCCTAATAGTTCCTCTTCTTCTGGACCTGCTTTTCGTTCTTATCCATCAAGCAGTTCTCCGGATCGCTATATGCCTAAATTATCAACTGTAATCGGCGGAAGTACTTCTTCTACCTGGGAAGTTGTTCCTTCTGTTGCCCGAACAATGAAATTCAGACTTACTGTAAGGGATAATCATGCCGGTGGAGGAAATTCGGCATCTGATAACATGACGGTTAGCGTAAGTGGTAATGCTGGTCCTTTTGTGATCAATAGCCCTAATACCAATGTCAGCTGGTCTGCCAACTCTTCTCAGACGGTAACATGGAATGTAGCTGGAACTACAGCTAATGGTATTAATGCTGCTAATGTAGATATTCTATTATCTACTGATGGAGGAAACACCTACCCTATTACATTAGCTAGTAATGTTACAAATGATGGATCACATACGATAACAGTACCTAATAATCAGGGAAGTCAAAACCGAATCATGGTTAGAGGAAGTAACCATATATTCTATGATATATCTAACGCCAACTTTACCATCACAGGAGGTGGTTCCGGCGATACACAAGCTCCTAGTACACCAACTGCATTAGCAGCTTCTAACGCTACTCAAACCACTATTGATTTGAACTGGACTGCTTCAACAGATAATGTAGGAGTAACGGGTTATGACGTCTATGCAGGAAATACAATGATTGGGACTGCTACCACTACATCTTATACAGCTACAGGATTAACTCCGGATACTTCGTATACTTTTAAAGTTAAAGCAAAAGATGCTGCCGGTAATATGTCACAATTCAGTAATACTGCCACTTTATCTACATTACCTGGTACTGGAGGAGACGGTTGTACTAATGGTATTTCTTCTTTCCCTTATAAACAAGGTTTTGAAAATACAATAGGCAACTGGATACAGTCAACGAATGACAACCTAAATTGGACAGTGGATGCTAACGGAACCCCTTCTAGAAATACAGGTCCTTCAAATGCAGCACAAGGAACGTATTACTTATATATAGAAGCTTCTGGATCTGGATTCCCTAGAAAAAGAGCTATTATTACTTCTCCTTGCCTTGATCTTACCAATATAAATCAAGCAAGTTTTGCCTTTAAATATCATATGTACGGAGCAAGCTCTATGGGAAGTCTCCATTTAGAAATTAGTAAGGACGGAGGAACCACATGGACTTCTATCTGGAATAAATCAGGTAATCAAGGAAATTCATGGAAATCCGCTACTATTGATCTAGGCTCCTATATTGGCAGTGGGGTTCAATTACGATTTAATGGGTTAACAGGAAATACCTGGCAAAGTGACATTGCAATAGATGATGTAGTACTCAGTTCTAATACTACTGACCCAACATGTACAGATGTTAATCTAACGATTAAGTTAGACAATTACCCTCGTGAAACCTCCTGGGAGATCAAAGACACGAATAATCAGACAGTTGCCAGCGGAGGTCCTTATACATCTGAACCAAGGGGAGCTACTGTAACCGCTACTAAATGTTTAGCTGCGGGGTCTTATACGTTTACTATTAAAGACACTTATGGTGATGGGATTTGCTGTAGCTATGGAAATGGTAATTACAAGTTAACTGCCGGAACAACCACTTTGGCTTCTGGAGGGCAATTTGCCGGAAGTGAATCCACCACCTTTACCATAGGGAATTTTGCCAAAGGAGTTGAAGTTGATTCTTTTGAAACTACTACTCAAAACAGTCTTGAGTTGTTTCCTAATCCTATAAAAGGAAATGAAATGTTAACGGTTATCCACTCTGGAAAAAAGGCATCCTTTATCCTTAGAGACATTGTTGGCAGAACGATTAAAAAAGGAACTATCAACAATAATACGATATCCTTCAAAGAGGTTAATAGCGGTGCATATCTATTGTCATTAATTATAGATGAAAAACACTCAACCCATCGGGTTATAAAAAAGTAA